One genomic region from Buteo buteo chromosome 12, bButBut1.hap1.1, whole genome shotgun sequence encodes:
- the TGFA gene encoding protransforming growth factor alpha isoform X2: MPGEAAAALAVGVLLAACHALENTTAAWSALGPPVAAAVRSHFNDCPDSHSQFCFHGTCRFLVQEDKPACVCHSGYVGTRCEHADLLAVVAANQKKQTITALVVVSVVASVLLIGVCVLIHCCRLRKRCQWCRAPGGGPEKPGGLLKGGASCCHAETGKGAGGHRGGSPAAGVPGV; encoded by the exons ATGCCGGGCGAGGCGGCGGCCGCGCTGGCCGTGG GTGTGCTGCTCGCCGCGTGCCACGCGCTGGAGAACACGACGGCGGCCTGGAGCG CTCTGGGCCCGCCGGTGGCAGCAGCGGTGAGGTCCCACTTCAACGACTGTCCCGACTCTCACAGCCAGTTCTGCTTCCACGGCACCTGCCGGTTCCTGGTCCAGGAGGACAAGCCGGCGTGCGT GTGCCATTCGGGGTACGTGGGGACGCGGTGCGAGCACGCCGACCTGCTGGCCGTGGTGGCCGCTAACCAGAAGAAGCAGACGATCACCGCCTTGGTGGTGGTTTCGGTGGTGGCCTCGGTGCTGCTCATCGGCGTGTGCGTGCTTATACA CTGCTGTCGGCTGCGGAAGCGGTGCCAGTGGTGCCGGGCACCCGGCGGTGGCCCGGAGAAGCCGGGTGGGCTCCTGAAAGGCGGCGCGTCCTGCTGCCACGCCGAGACGGGTAAGGGGGCCGGGGGGCACCGCGGCGGGTCGCCGGCCGCCGGCGTTCCCGGGGTGTAA
- the TGFA gene encoding protransforming growth factor alpha isoform X1: MPGEAAAALAVGVLLAACHALENTTAAWSALGPPVAAAVRSHFNDCPDSHSQFCFHGTCRFLVQEDKPACVCHSGYVGTRCEHADLLAVVAANQKKQTITALVVVSVVASVLLIGVCVLIQGLTEPGGSRRRRPPPRRPAPGTSAASLLWFWSFFILFYCWFSPLLFFFFLYFPPLHTHAEDGKQAPRQETRSAAP, from the exons ATGCCGGGCGAGGCGGCGGCCGCGCTGGCCGTGG GTGTGCTGCTCGCCGCGTGCCACGCGCTGGAGAACACGACGGCGGCCTGGAGCG CTCTGGGCCCGCCGGTGGCAGCAGCGGTGAGGTCCCACTTCAACGACTGTCCCGACTCTCACAGCCAGTTCTGCTTCCACGGCACCTGCCGGTTCCTGGTCCAGGAGGACAAGCCGGCGTGCGT GTGCCATTCGGGGTACGTGGGGACGCGGTGCGAGCACGCCGACCTGCTGGCCGTGGTGGCCGCTAACCAGAAGAAGCAGACGATCACCGCCTTGGTGGTGGTTTCGGTGGTGGCCTCGGTGCTGCTCATCGGCGTGTGCGTGCTTATACA GGGTCTGACGGAGCCGGGGgggtcccgccgccgccgccccccacCCAGGAGACCCGCGCCGGGGACCAGCGCAGCATCTCTTCTctggttttggtctttttttattttattttattgttggttttcccctttattattttttttttttctttatttcccccccctacacacacacgcagaaGACGGCAAGCAAGCGCCCCGGCAGGAGACGCGCTCGGCAGCACCGTAA
- the TGFA gene encoding protransforming growth factor alpha isoform X3 produces the protein MPGEAAAALAVGVLLAACHALENTTAAWSALGPPVAAAVRSHFNDCPDSHSQFCFHGTCRFLVQEDKPACVCHSGYVGTRCEHADLLAVVAANQKKQTITALVVVSVVASVLLIGVCVLIHCCRLRKRCQWCRAPGGGPEKPGGLLKGGASCCHAETGV, from the exons ATGCCGGGCGAGGCGGCGGCCGCGCTGGCCGTGG GTGTGCTGCTCGCCGCGTGCCACGCGCTGGAGAACACGACGGCGGCCTGGAGCG CTCTGGGCCCGCCGGTGGCAGCAGCGGTGAGGTCCCACTTCAACGACTGTCCCGACTCTCACAGCCAGTTCTGCTTCCACGGCACCTGCCGGTTCCTGGTCCAGGAGGACAAGCCGGCGTGCGT GTGCCATTCGGGGTACGTGGGGACGCGGTGCGAGCACGCCGACCTGCTGGCCGTGGTGGCCGCTAACCAGAAGAAGCAGACGATCACCGCCTTGGTGGTGGTTTCGGTGGTGGCCTCGGTGCTGCTCATCGGCGTGTGCGTGCTTATACA CTGCTGTCGGCTGCGGAAGCGGTGCCAGTGGTGCCGGGCACCCGGCGGTGGCCCGGAGAAGCCGGGTGGGCTCCTGAAAGGCGGCGCGTCCTGCTGCCACGCCGAGACGG GGGTCTGA
- the FAM136A gene encoding protein FAM136A — MAEAAQTRVQAAVESAVRGLERERIRGMQGAMFRCSARCCEDETASMQQVQRCIERCHAPLAQAQAIVTAELEHFQDRLSRCTLHCNDKAKDALEAGGAEARVRGQLDACLVACGDDHLRLVPAMAKKMKDSLAALQQ, encoded by the exons ATGGCGGAGGCGGCGCAGACGCGGGTGCAGGCGGCGGTGGAGAGCGCCGTGCGGGGGCTGGAGCGGGAGCGCATCCGCGGCATGCAG GGCGCCATGTTCCGGTGCAGCGCCCGGTGCTGCGAGGACGAGACGGCCTCCATGCAGCAGGTGCAGCGATGCATCGAGCGGTGCCACGCGCCCCTGGCCCAGGCCCAGGCCATCGTCACCGCCGAGCTGGAGCACTTCCAG GATCGCTTGAGCCGCTGCACGCTGCACTGCAACGACAAGGCGAAGGACGCGCTGGAGGCGGGGGGCGCGGAGGCGCGGGTGCGAGGCCAGCTCGACGCCTGCCTGGTCGCCTGCGGGGACGACCACCTGCGCCTCGTCCCCGCCATGGCCAAGAAGATGAAGGACAGCCTGGCCGCCCTCCAGCAGTAG
- the SNRPG gene encoding small nuclear ribonucleoprotein G, with product MSKAHPPELKKFMDKKLSLKLNGGRHVQGILRGFDPFMNLVIDECVEMAPGGQQNNIGMVVIRGNSIIMLEALERV from the exons ATGAGCAAAGCGCACCCGCCCGAGCTGAAGAA GTTCATGGACAAGAAGCTGTCAT TGAAATTAAATGGCGGCCGACACGTCCAGGGGATATTGCGGGGCTTTGATCCCTTCATGAACCTCGTCATCGATGAGTGCGTGGAGATGGCGCCGGGGGGACAGCAGAACAATATCGGCATGGTG GTAATACGAGGGAACAGCATCATTATGCTGGAAGCCTTGGAACGAGTATAG